One Clostridium estertheticum DNA segment encodes these proteins:
- a CDS encoding YesL family protein has product MAKSKREFGEGPIHTITNYIFWFFLGNFYFCLLNIPLIFVLIVVLSNGGVPIPPWFISIIILSCIPIGPAATALLSIMGKLIREKDINITKDFFKAYKANFFQSLFFWTLEVLIIGILFIDTRFFISNNYPGIINTLIFIIIAFIFLVSLYVFPIISRFYLSWKDILKTAAYYTIRKFHITILNFASFLIVGFILFKVSNFVLLFMASAICYLLMFYQQKILLEIEDKLKKNTENIQG; this is encoded by the coding sequence ATGGCTAAATCTAAAAGAGAATTCGGCGAAGGACCTATTCACACCATAACTAACTACATATTTTGGTTCTTCTTGGGCAATTTTTACTTTTGTCTTCTCAATATTCCGCTGATTTTTGTATTAATTGTGGTTTTATCTAATGGTGGAGTTCCAATTCCACCCTGGTTTATTTCTATTATTATTTTATCCTGTATCCCTATAGGACCTGCGGCCACGGCGCTACTTAGCATAATGGGAAAACTTATAAGGGAAAAAGATATAAATATCACAAAAGACTTTTTTAAAGCTTATAAAGCTAATTTTTTTCAATCATTATTCTTTTGGACCCTAGAGGTGCTTATAATAGGTATATTATTTATTGATACTAGATTCTTTATTTCAAATAATTACCCAGGAATTATAAATACTCTTATTTTTATCATTATTGCTTTTATTTTTTTAGTGAGTCTTTATGTATTCCCAATAATCTCAAGATTTTATTTAAGTTGGAAAGACATACTTAAAACTGCAGCATACTACACCATTAGAAAATTTCATATTACAATATTGAATTTTGCTAGCTTTTTAATTGTAGGCTTCATATTGTTTAAAGTTTCTAACTTTGTATTATTATTTATGGCTAGTGCTATCTGTTATTTACTAATGTTCTATCAACAAAAAATACTTTTAGAAATTGAAGACAAGCTTAAAAAAAATACTGAGAATATTCAGGGATAA
- a CDS encoding methyl-accepting chemotaxis protein — protein MYGGKEITTRSKKTLKFNIIAIWISTIVLSLQTGIAQGIKPGVEVLIVTGLSSIIASVFYILKINLRIKGLLINSSILFGCLYLAHLQGGLESGFLIYIACLLLVTLYSDIILLSIYGAILDLSLILMYIVSPTSMLGNNMKFTGFISSIAIINISILLLCLLTKWSSELISESLEKEKKTLELLSKLEDTMGGIDKGTSVLHNSIEKCNVNINMVMEISDDVASAVHEITSGISMQADNVNNISQTIIDTSNTVEHSKEISQKIVSVSQVVTNDVNEGAKQIKEMDKQMNIIKNAVKSSLDTVIALQKQMSDIDGFLAAIKNIAEQTNLLALNASIEASRAGEAGRGFSVVAKEVAKLAEESNITVGNIYKIIKNTNATTILALGEVQKGNEAVNTGGKIAQKVYGTFENLITVFEELNLLISKQSHVISGVKDTFTVVDTEVQNIAAVSEEYAATTEEILSVIQQQNNKISEIVLEIQAINNISNELSNMIK, from the coding sequence ATGTATGGGGGAAAAGAAATTACCACTAGAAGCAAAAAAACTTTAAAATTTAATATAATAGCAATATGGATATCCACTATTGTATTATCATTGCAAACTGGAATTGCACAAGGAATAAAACCAGGTGTTGAAGTTTTAATTGTCACTGGTTTATCTTCTATAATTGCAAGTGTATTTTATATTTTAAAAATTAATTTAAGAATTAAGGGACTACTTATAAATTCATCAATACTGTTTGGGTGTTTATATTTAGCTCATTTACAAGGGGGACTAGAGTCTGGATTTTTAATATACATTGCTTGTCTATTATTAGTAACACTATACAGCGATATTATTTTACTAAGTATTTATGGAGCTATTTTGGATTTGTCATTAATTTTAATGTATATTGTTTCACCAACCTCAATGCTAGGTAATAACATGAAATTTACTGGATTTATAAGTAGCATAGCTATAATAAATATCAGCATACTTTTATTATGTTTACTTACAAAATGGAGTTCAGAGTTAATAAGTGAAAGTTTAGAAAAAGAGAAAAAAACTCTGGAGTTATTAAGTAAATTAGAAGATACAATGGGTGGTATAGATAAAGGTACGAGTGTGTTGCATAATAGTATAGAAAAATGCAATGTAAATATAAATATGGTAATGGAAATAAGTGATGATGTGGCTTCAGCAGTTCATGAGATTACAAGTGGCATTTCTATGCAAGCTGATAATGTTAACAACATAAGTCAAACCATAATTGATACTTCAAATACTGTGGAGCATAGTAAGGAAATTTCACAAAAAATAGTGAGTGTTTCACAAGTGGTAACAAATGATGTTAATGAAGGCGCAAAACAAATTAAAGAGATGGACAAGCAAATGAATATAATCAAAAATGCTGTCAAATCTTCATTAGATACAGTAATTGCACTTCAAAAACAGATGAGTGATATAGATGGATTTTTAGCAGCAATAAAAAATATAGCGGAGCAGACAAATTTACTAGCTCTAAATGCTTCAATAGAAGCTTCAAGGGCAGGAGAAGCTGGTAGGGGATTTTCAGTTGTAGCTAAGGAAGTTGCTAAATTGGCAGAGGAAAGTAACATTACTGTTGGAAATATTTATAAGATTATTAAAAATACAAACGCAACAACCATTTTAGCTTTAGGCGAGGTACAAAAGGGTAATGAAGCGGTAAATACAGGGGGTAAAATTGCTCAAAAGGTTTACGGTACATTTGAAAATTTAATTACAGTATTTGAAGAGTTAAATTTACTCATTTCAAAGCAAAGTCATGTTATAAGCGGTGTTAAAGATACATTTACTGTAGTTGATACAGAGGTGCAAAATATTGCTGCAGTATCTGAGGAGTATGCGGCTACTACAGAAGAAATTTTATCAGTTATACAGCAGCAGAACAATAAAATTTCTGAAATCGTGTTGGAAATTCAGGCCATTAACAATATAAGCAATGAACTAAGCAATATGATAAAATAA
- the ymfI gene encoding elongation factor P 5-aminopentanone reductase, with protein MDLKGKVAIVTGGSRGIGKGISLELAKAGACVVINYKNNDEAAEKTLQEIREVGAYALKIKGDVSDYKFSNELIKTTVEKLGKIDILINNAGISKVGLFMDESPDQWDNILNVNLKGAINCSHSVIKEMIKQKSGVIINISSMWGNVGASCEVIYSASKGAINSFTKALAKELAPSNIRVNAIAPGVIDTEMNSWLSREERQSLASEIPMMKFGEVQDVGMLVTFLASENSKYITGQVITIDGGMQ; from the coding sequence ATGGATTTAAAAGGTAAAGTAGCTATAGTTACAGGTGGATCTAGAGGAATTGGAAAAGGTATCTCTCTAGAACTAGCTAAGGCTGGTGCTTGTGTGGTAATAAATTATAAAAATAATGACGAGGCAGCTGAAAAAACCCTACAGGAAATTAGAGAAGTAGGAGCTTATGCCTTGAAAATTAAGGGCGATGTAAGTGATTACAAATTCTCAAATGAGCTTATAAAAACTACTGTTGAAAAATTAGGGAAAATAGATATATTAATAAATAATGCAGGAATATCAAAGGTAGGGTTATTTATGGATGAGTCGCCAGACCAATGGGACAATATTTTAAATGTAAATCTTAAGGGTGCAATTAATTGTTCACATAGTGTAATAAAAGAAATGATAAAACAAAAAAGTGGAGTAATAATAAATATATCCTCAATGTGGGGGAATGTAGGTGCTTCTTGTGAAGTAATTTACTCAGCATCTAAAGGAGCGATAAACTCTTTTACAAAGGCATTAGCAAAGGAGCTTGCACCATCTAATATTAGGGTTAATGCCATAGCGCCAGGGGTTATAGATACAGAAATGAATAGTTGGCTTAGTCGTGAAGAACGCCAATCACTAGCTTCTGAAATACCTATGATGAAATTTGGAGAAGTGCAGGATGTTGGCATGCTTGTAACCTTTTTAGCCAGTGAAAATTCAAAATATATTACAGGGCAAGTGATAACAATAGATGGTGGGATGCAATAG